From Campylobacter upsaliensis, the proteins below share one genomic window:
- the hypE gene encoding hydrogenase expression/formation protein HypE: MKQITLAHGGGGEEMNEFLKGIFKLFDNDILNEANDAAILDDMALSTDSFVLSPIFLDEEVNIGKLCVCGSINDILMVGAKPLFLSLALILEEGFAFEKLEKILKSIKSECDNIGVKLVCGDTKVVPKGKGDEIYINTTALGQIIKPCQTRNLKAGLSVLISGDIGRHGASVLIKRNALEADIKSDCKCVKDEVLELLEANLSIVAMRDATRGGLSAVLNEWASFCKKDILIYEEKIAVKNEVLGLCELFGYEPYELANEGTFVLCIEQKDAQKALEILQKYNKNANIIGEILSSEKARVILQNSYGAKRFLESPKGELLPRIC; encoded by the coding sequence ATGAAACAAATCACACTAGCACACGGAGGCGGTGGCGAAGAAATGAACGAATTTTTGAAAGGCATTTTTAAGCTTTTTGACAACGATATTTTAAATGAGGCAAATGACGCCGCCATTTTAGATGATATGGCTTTAAGCACGGATTCTTTTGTGCTAAGTCCTATTTTTTTAGATGAGGAAGTTAATATAGGCAAACTTTGCGTGTGTGGCTCAATCAATGACATTTTGATGGTGGGTGCGAAACCCTTATTTTTAAGTCTTGCTTTGATTTTAGAAGAAGGATTTGCTTTTGAAAAATTAGAAAAAATTTTAAAAAGTATTAAAAGTGAGTGCGATAATATAGGCGTTAAGCTTGTTTGTGGGGATACTAAGGTCGTGCCTAAGGGAAAAGGCGATGAAATTTATATCAATACAACAGCCCTAGGGCAAATCATAAAACCCTGCCAAACAAGGAATTTAAAAGCAGGTTTAAGCGTGTTAATAAGTGGAGATATAGGCAGACACGGCGCTAGTGTGCTTATAAAAAGAAATGCGCTTGAAGCGGACATTAAAAGCGATTGTAAGTGCGTAAAAGATGAAGTTTTAGAGCTTTTGGAGGCAAATTTAAGTATAGTGGCAATGCGTGATGCTACGCGTGGGGGCTTATCGGCTGTTTTAAATGAGTGGGCGAGTTTTTGCAAAAAAGATATTTTAATTTATGAAGAAAAAATAGCCGTTAAAAATGAAGTTTTAGGACTTTGCGAGCTATTTGGCTATGAGCCTTATGAACTTGCCAATGAAGGCACTTTTGTGCTTTGCATAGAGCAAAAAGACGCGCAAAAAGCCTTAGAAATCTTGCAAAAATATAACAAAAATGCGAACATTATAGGAGAAATTTTATCAAGCGAAAAAGCAAGGGTGATTTTACAAAATAGCTATGGCGCCAAACGCTTTTTAGAAAGCCCTAAGGGCGAGCTTTTACCTAGGATATGCTAA
- the hypB gene encoding hydrogenase nickel incorporation protein HypB — protein sequence MCKDCGCSVAPPTHTHSHHHYQNYENPELKEEKTLEVLSKILSKNDHEAEHNREHFNEAGVLCINLMSSPGSGKTTLLENTLKALKNEMKISVIEGDLESENDAKRVREAGAEAFQITTGQSCHLDAFMVHEALHHLSLRECDLLFIENVGNLVCPASYDLGQHLNVVLLSVTEGSDKPQKYPVMFKKADLVIISKADLAHHFDFNIEEASKECKKLNPKVDILVLDSKTGTNLELWYRYLRLKKELF from the coding sequence ATGTGTAAAGACTGCGGCTGTTCTGTAGCTCCACCCACTCACACCCACTCACATCATCATTATCAAAATTATGAAAATCCCGAGCTCAAAGAGGAAAAAACCCTAGAAGTTTTAAGCAAAATTCTAAGCAAAAACGACCACGAAGCAGAGCATAATAGGGAACATTTTAATGAGGCTGGAGTGCTTTGTATTAATTTAATGAGTTCTCCAGGAAGTGGGAAAACTACGCTTTTAGAAAATACTTTAAAAGCTTTAAAAAATGAAATGAAAATAAGCGTTATTGAGGGCGATTTAGAAAGTGAAAATGACGCTAAACGCGTAAGAGAAGCGGGGGCTGAAGCATTTCAAATCACCACAGGGCAAAGTTGCCATTTAGATGCTTTTATGGTGCATGAAGCCTTACATCATTTAAGCTTAAGGGAATGCGATTTACTTTTTATAGAAAATGTAGGAAATTTGGTTTGTCCTGCGAGTTATGACTTAGGACAGCATTTAAATGTCGTGCTTTTGAGCGTTACAGAAGGGAGTGATAAGCCGCAAAAATATCCCGTGATGTTTAAAAAAGCGGATTTAGTCATCATTTCAAAAGCAGATTTGGCACATCATTTTGATTTTAACATCGAAGAAGCAAGTAAAGAGTGCAAAAAGCTTAATCCCAAAGTCGATATTTTAGTCCTTGATTCTAAAACGGGGACAAATTTAGAGCTTTGGTATCGTTATTTAAGACTTAAAAAGGAGCTTTTTTAA
- a CDS encoding HypC/HybG/HupF family hydrogenase formation chaperone yields MCLSIPSKILEIDELNNALVDTLGVKRKVNLDLISEPLKEGDFVLIHVGVAMEKIDQEAALLSIKTYQEIVDKMQSGEIKTDEGDMGLNEFHR; encoded by the coding sequence ATGTGCCTTTCTATCCCTTCCAAAATTTTAGAAATCGATGAATTAAACAATGCCTTAGTCGATACTTTAGGCGTCAAAAGAAAAGTGAATTTAGATTTGATTAGCGAGCCTTTGAAAGAGGGTGATTTTGTCTTAATCCATGTGGGAGTAGCTATGGAGAAAATCGACCAAGAAGCCGCACTTTTAAGCATTAAAACCTACCAAGAAATAGTAGATAAAATGCAAAGCGGAGAGATAAAAACGGACGAAGGGGATATGGGGCTTAATGAATTTCATCGATGA
- the hypD gene encoding hydrogenase formation protein HypD has translation MNFIDEFRDKNTLLALNALIRKNIKESINIMEICGGHTHSIMKYALCDLLPKEVNFIHGPGCPVCVMPRQRIDIALKLANQKNVIFCTLGDLLRIPGSEESLLDLRAKGADVRALYTPLEVLQIAKENQNKKIIFFAIGFETTTPMSALLLEKVIEQGLKNISIFSNHITVPAPIQAIMSDENVKIDAFLGPSHVSVITGYQIYEPLVKNFHTPIAVSGFEPVDIMESVLNIILQKNAQKAEIYNQYSRVVSRLGNVKAQNLVQKYFKPCDFEFRGLGLIKNGGLELREEFARYDASKLYDCEVKSKSENKACICGQILRGLAKPYECKVFGKVCTPKNPIGSCMVSGEGACAAYYKYAICH, from the coding sequence ATGAATTTCATCGATGAATTTAGAGACAAAAATACCCTTTTAGCACTTAATGCTTTAATTAGAAAAAATATTAAAGAGTCTATAAATATAATGGAAATTTGCGGAGGACATACACATAGTATTATGAAATATGCTCTATGCGATTTACTTCCTAAGGAAGTAAATTTCATACACGGACCGGGTTGTCCTGTGTGTGTAATGCCACGTCAGCGTATTGATATAGCCTTAAAACTTGCTAATCAAAAAAATGTGATTTTTTGCACCTTAGGAGATTTATTAAGAATCCCTGGGAGCGAAGAATCTTTGCTTGATTTACGCGCTAAGGGTGCTGATGTAAGAGCGCTTTATACTCCGCTTGAAGTTTTGCAAATTGCAAAAGAAAATCAAAATAAAAAAATCATTTTTTTCGCTATAGGTTTTGAAACAACTACGCCGATGAGTGCTTTGCTTTTAGAAAAGGTCATAGAACAAGGCTTAAAAAATATTTCTATTTTTTCAAACCATATCACCGTCCCAGCTCCGATACAAGCGATAATGAGCGATGAAAATGTCAAAATTGACGCTTTTTTGGGACCTTCTCATGTGAGTGTGATTACGGGTTATCAAATTTATGAGCCTTTGGTTAAAAATTTTCACACGCCCATAGCTGTGAGCGGTTTTGAGCCTGTGGATATTATGGAAAGTGTGCTAAATATCATCTTACAAAAAAACGCCCAAAAAGCCGAAATTTATAATCAATACTCAAGGGTTGTGAGTCGCTTGGGTAATGTCAAGGCACAAAATTTGGTTCAAAAATATTTCAAGCCTTGCGATTTTGAATTTAGAGGTTTAGGACTTATAAAAAATGGAGGCTTAGAGCTTAGAGAAGAATTTGCAAGATATGATGCAAGTAAGCTTTATGATTGCGAGGTTAAAAGTAAGAGTGAAAATAAAGCTTGTATTTGTGGTCAAATTTTAAGAGGCTTGGCAAAGCCTTATGAGTGCAAAGTTTTTGGCAAGGTTTGCACACCGAAAAATCCCATAGGCAGTTGTATGGTTTCGGGTGAAGGTGCTTGTGCGGCGTATTATAAATATGCTATCTGTCATTAA
- a CDS encoding group III truncated hemoglobin: MKFKEKFESIDANSIRSLMDIFYAKVRVDKNGLGEIFNAKIGTDDTSWSNHKEKIANFWEGLLLGSGNFKGNPMRTHIDLAPFPRELFAVWLKLFKESLECVYKEPEHQRLIFQRAEMIAQRFQYVLYESEIAH, translated from the coding sequence ATGAAATTTAAAGAGAAATTTGAAAGCATTGATGCTAATTCTATTCGCAGTCTTATGGATATTTTTTATGCGAAAGTAAGAGTTGATAAAAACGGACTTGGGGAGATTTTTAATGCTAAAATCGGCACAGATGATACAAGCTGGAGTAATCATAAGGAAAAAATCGCAAATTTTTGGGAGGGTTTATTGCTAGGAAGTGGAAATTTTAAAGGAAATCCTATGCGAACGCATATTGATTTAGCACCTTTTCCTAGAGAGCTTTTTGCTGTGTGGCTTAAACTTTTTAAAGAAAGTTTAGAATGCGTTTATAAAGAGCCAGAGCATCAAAGACTGATTTTTCAAAGAGCTGAAATGATAGCACAAAGATTTCAATATGTGCTGTATGAGAGTGAAATTGCACATTAA
- a CDS encoding aminotransferase class I/II-fold pyridoxal phosphate-dependent enzyme: MQVEKILQTLENEANLRTLTPLKHEGNFVFKRGKKLLNLAGNDYLGLATNSVLKREFLEVVREEDLYFSSSSSRSLSGNYEIYERLENTLKHKIQKEVLLFNSGYQLNSSCIAALASVPHTLFLADRLIHASMIDGLRGANFLRFRHNDMEHLQILLEKNHAKYENIIILSEALFSMDGDLVKLQELVGLKKKYKNVLLYIDEAHSVGCFGGGLGLVKELELEVDFLIFTFGKALASMGACMITSKHFKDFFINKARALIYSTALPPINVAFSLFIFEKIASFEKQRIKLKTLSEHFKKILRAKELEFLGDYYIISLILKENQKALEVALRLEENGIFAPAIKTPTVPKNSARIRFSLHANLSESELDKIAELL; encoded by the coding sequence ATGCAAGTAGAAAAAATTTTGCAAACTTTGGAAAATGAAGCGAATTTACGCACGCTTACCCCACTTAAACACGAGGGAAATTTCGTTTTTAAGCGGGGCAAAAAATTGCTTAACTTGGCTGGAAATGACTATCTGGGCTTGGCGACAAATTCCGTTTTAAAGAGGGAGTTTTTGGAGGTTGTGCGAGAGGAGGATTTGTATTTTTCAAGTTCAAGTTCAAGGAGTTTAAGTGGAAATTACGAAATTTATGAAAGATTAGAAAATACGCTTAAACATAAAATTCAAAAAGAAGTTTTGCTTTTTAATAGCGGCTACCAGCTTAATAGCTCTTGCATCGCAGCCCTTGCTAGTGTGCCTCATACCCTTTTTTTGGCGGATAGACTTATTCACGCTAGTATGATTGATGGGCTTAGGGGGGCAAATTTTTTGCGTTTTAGGCATAATGATATGGAGCATTTGCAAATCTTGCTAGAGAAAAATCACGCAAAATATGAAAATATTATCATTTTAAGCGAAGCACTTTTTAGTATGGATGGGGATTTAGTTAAATTACAAGAATTAGTTGGGCTTAAAAAAAAATATAAAAATGTTTTGCTTTACATTGACGAGGCACATAGTGTAGGGTGTTTTGGTGGAGGTTTGGGACTTGTAAAAGAATTAGAATTAGAAGTTGATTTTTTAATCTTTACTTTTGGAAAAGCCCTTGCCTCAATGGGGGCTTGTATGATAACAAGTAAGCACTTTAAAGATTTTTTTATCAATAAAGCTAGGGCTTTGATTTATTCTACCGCACTGCCACCCATTAATGTCGCCTTTAGCCTTTTTATCTTTGAAAAAATCGCTTCTTTTGAAAAGCAAAGGATAAAATTAAAAACTTTAAGTGAGCATTTTAAGAAAATTTTAAGAGCTAAGGAGCTTGAATTTTTGGGGGATTATTATATCATCTCTCTTATTTTAAAAGAGAATCAAAAAGCCCTTGAAGTTGCTTTAAGGCTTGAGGAAAATGGCATTTTTGCTCCTGCGATTAAAACGCCCACGGTTCCTAAAAATAGTGCTAGAATTCGCTTTTCTTTGCATGCAAATTTGAGTGAAAGCGAATTGGATAAAATAGCGGAGCTTTTATGA